A segment of the Populus nigra chromosome 12, ddPopNigr1.1, whole genome shotgun sequence genome:
ATTAGAGATCCTTCTTTACAAATTCCACCAATTAACACAGTGTAGGTATGAACATCAGGCTGAAATCCTTCCACGATGAGTCTAGAAAACAATACCTTTGCATCCTTAAGCTTCCCACACTTGCACATAGCATCAATAAGGATGGTGTAGACTACCAAGTTAGGCTTCACAGCACTCTTTTGCATCTCTTGAAATAGTGCCCACCCCTCATCAAGATTCCCTTGTTCACAGAAACCATCAATCAAAGTCGAGTAAGTTATTATGGTTGGAGTGAGGCCACAAGCAGAGATGTTCCTGAAAAGCTGATGTGCAGCCCACATTCTCCCCACTCGACACAAACCTTTTATCAGAGTATTGTAAGTAACTACAGTAGGAACtaaaccttctctcaacatttcATCAAAAACTTGCATTGCCTCGTCTACCCTTTCCATCTTACAATATCCATTAAGCAAGGTGTTATAATTACAAACATCATGCGTAGTGCCCTTACTCGCCATCACATCAAATACCTCTCTAGCTCCATCTACTTTTCCTTGCAAACAATATCCCTCAATCACCGAATTGTAAGCAACAGTATCCAGCACACAACTTAGCTTTTCCATTTCCTCAAGATATCCAACAGCCACATCAGCTTTCCCAACTTTACAAAGACCATTTATTACCACACTATAAGTATATGCACCAGGTCTATACCCTCTTTCCACCATATCATCAACCAATTTCACAGCTTCACCCATTTTACCTTCTTTACAGAGCCCATTTACCAAGGTAGTAGACGTTACAACATCCGGCTCAAAACCACGTTTAAGAATTTTTCCCCACACAGAGAAGCCAAAATCAACACGGTTTGAGTGACAGAAACAGTTAATCAATATGGTGAGCGTGAAGACATTATGTTTAACTCCTCTAAGTTCCATTTCTTTGGACAAAGAAACTACTGTCTCATGTTTTTTCATCCTCATAACTGCAGACAGTAACTGATTAAAATCATAAGTACTAGGCCGAGGGTTCTTGCTAAGCATGTCATTGAAAAAAGCTAAGGCATCATCAATGTTACTAAAGGA
Coding sequences within it:
- the LOC133669526 gene encoding pentatricopeptide repeat-containing protein At1g12300, mitochondrial-like — its product is MTAMSRATGLLTKNPIFRLQQQMGMPFFSSFPFSTTCSSSGTDKVSFSNIDDALAFFNDMLSKNPRPSTYDFNQLLSAVMRMKKHETVVSLSKEMELRGVKHNVFTLTILINCFCHSNRVDFGFSVWGKILKRGFEPDVVTSTTLVNGLCKEGKMGEAVKLVDDMVERGYRPGAYTYSVVINGLCKVGKADVAVGYLEEMEKLSCVLDTVAYNSVIEGYCLQGKVDGAREVFDVMASKGTTHDVCNYNTLLNGYCKMERVDEAMQVFDEMLREGLVPTVVTYNTLIKGLCRVGRMWAAHQLFRNISACGLTPTIITYSTLIDGFCEQGNLDEGWALFQEMQKSAVKPNLVVYTILIDAMCKCGKLKDAKVLFSRLIVEGFQPDVHTYTVLIGGICKEGSLIEALKLFRKMEEDGCTPNACSYNVIIQGFLQHKDTSTAMQLICEMVNRGFSTDAATRTLLLDLPTNDGSPALKNLPGLCDDHHDVKGCDASVFMNDDDALALATQ